The proteins below come from a single Sphingomonas carotinifaciens genomic window:
- a CDS encoding TerD family protein, with protein MVNLQKGQTVRLEKRGGGTLTRVAMGLGWDVKKAKGLFGALLGGGGGDIDLDASCLLFDAGGQMVDQVWFRQLTSRDGSIVHSGDNLTGAGAGDDETINVDLTRLPSTVRALVFTVNSFRGDTFDRIDNAYCRLVDATNGSELARFDLSGSGTHTGQVMAQVVRVGDGWEMKALGEKTTGRTFHDMMGPITAAL; from the coding sequence ATGGTAAATCTTCAAAAAGGTCAGACGGTTCGATTGGAAAAGCGCGGTGGCGGCACGCTGACCCGCGTGGCCATGGGGCTGGGCTGGGACGTGAAAAAGGCCAAGGGGCTGTTCGGCGCGCTGCTGGGCGGCGGGGGCGGCGACATCGACCTGGATGCGTCCTGCCTGCTGTTCGATGCCGGCGGGCAGATGGTGGACCAGGTGTGGTTCCGGCAACTGACCAGCCGCGACGGCAGCATCGTCCATTCGGGCGACAATCTGACGGGGGCGGGTGCTGGCGATGACGAGACGATCAATGTCGACCTGACGCGTCTGCCCTCCACGGTGCGCGCGCTGGTGTTCACGGTGAACAGCTTTCGCGGCGACACGTTCGACCGGATCGACAATGCCTATTGCCGGCTGGTGGATGCCACCAACGGCAGCGAACTGGCGCGGTTCGATCTGTCGGGATCGGGCACGCATACCGGGCAGGTGATGGCGCAGGTGGTGCGCGTCGGCGACGGGTGGGAGATGAAGGCGCTGGGCGAGAAGACCACGGGCCGCACCTTTCACGACATGATGGGGCCGATCACGGCCGCGTTGTAA